From Streptomyces sp. NBC_00370, a single genomic window includes:
- a CDS encoding dodecin: MSEHTYRVTEIVGTSPEGVDKAIRNGISRASQTLRGLDWFEVTEVRGHIVDGEVDHYQVGLKVGFRLDDGE; encoded by the coding sequence ATGTCTGAGCACACCTACCGGGTCACCGAGATCGTCGGCACCTCCCCCGAAGGCGTCGACAAGGCCATTCGCAACGGCATCAGCCGCGCGTCGCAGACGCTGCGCGGCCTCGACTGGTTCGAGGTGACGGAGGTACGCGGTCACATCGTCGACGGCGAGGTCGACCACTACCAGGTGGGTCTCAAGGTCGGCTTCCGCCTCGACGACGGCGAGTGA
- a CDS encoding LLM class flavin-dependent oxidoreductase gives MRVSITAGIPFSVLDRSRTRQGRDGPRVLRDTVRFAGRIEELGYHRFWVSEHHSVPGVAGSAPTVLAAAVAAATGTIRVGTGGVMLPNHQPLVVAEQFGVLESLFPGRIDMGLGRSVGFTDGIRKALGRDKQDADDFPRQLAELLGYFTGEQGAHPQVHAHPAEGLRVPAFVLATGKGAQVAAEAGLPLVIAAVRGEDAMVRAIEGYRERFRPSAWGERPYVVVSGTVAVGATTEEARRLLLPEAWSTAYSRTHGAFPPLVPVDTVLDTPMTARERTLFEEARDGQLYGTADEVSAALDKLLARTRADEFLVTTSTYDGDALLDSYRRLAELRGLR, from the coding sequence CTGAGGGTGAGTATCACGGCCGGCATCCCGTTCTCCGTACTGGACCGCTCCCGGACCCGGCAGGGCCGGGACGGTCCTCGGGTGCTGCGCGACACCGTGCGGTTCGCCGGGCGGATCGAGGAGCTGGGCTACCACCGCTTCTGGGTCTCCGAGCACCACAGCGTGCCGGGCGTCGCCGGGTCGGCGCCCACCGTGCTCGCCGCGGCCGTTGCGGCGGCGACCGGCACCATCCGGGTCGGCACCGGCGGGGTGATGCTGCCCAACCACCAGCCACTCGTCGTCGCCGAGCAGTTCGGGGTGCTGGAGTCGCTGTTCCCCGGCCGGATCGACATGGGCCTGGGCCGGTCCGTCGGGTTCACCGACGGGATACGCAAGGCGCTGGGCCGGGACAAGCAGGACGCGGACGACTTCCCCCGGCAGCTCGCCGAGCTGCTGGGCTATTTCACCGGTGAGCAGGGCGCCCATCCGCAGGTGCACGCCCATCCGGCCGAGGGCCTGCGGGTGCCCGCGTTCGTGCTGGCCACGGGGAAGGGCGCCCAGGTGGCCGCCGAGGCCGGGCTGCCGCTGGTCATCGCCGCCGTACGGGGCGAGGACGCCATGGTCCGGGCGATCGAGGGGTACCGCGAGCGGTTCCGGCCCTCGGCCTGGGGCGAGCGGCCCTACGTGGTCGTCTCGGGCACCGTGGCGGTCGGCGCCACCACGGAGGAGGCCCGCAGGCTGCTGCTGCCCGAGGCGTGGTCCACGGCCTACTCCCGCACCCATGGCGCGTTCCCGCCGCTCGTCCCCGTCGACACGGTCCTGGACACCCCGATGACCGCGCGGGAGCGCACGCTGTTCGAGGAGGCGCGGGACGGCCAGCTGTACGGCACGGCCGACGAGGTGTCCGCCGCACTCGACAAGCTGCTGGCGCGCACCCGGGCCGACGAGTTCCTGGTCACGACCAGCA